One Paenibacillus sp. FSL H7-0737 DNA segment encodes these proteins:
- a CDS encoding M42 family metallopeptidase, with protein sequence MTIQPNEDYILSILKKLLDTPSPSGFTAQVMNLVAEEAAALNVPLSWNEKGGVILTVPGLDPSRTIGISAHVDTLGGMVRSIKSDGTLRLTSVGGFTMHSIENEYCVIHTRSGRTYTGTILTSHPSVHVYPDARDFKRSEENMEVRIDELVSNKEDVLKLGISVGDFISFDARAVITPSGYIKSRHLDDKASVAALLGLLESMKREGWKPLHNLSFLISNYEEVGHGTAWIPGEINEMIAVDMGAMGDDLSCKETDVSICAKDSSGPYDYVMTGRLIELAEALAIPYAVDIYPMYGSDASAALRGGNNIRAALIGPGVHASHSMERTHKQAVVNTAKLLAAYVGTN encoded by the coding sequence ATTACTATTCAACCAAACGAAGATTACATACTCTCAATCCTAAAAAAATTGCTGGATACACCGAGCCCCAGCGGCTTCACAGCACAAGTAATGAACCTTGTTGCCGAAGAAGCGGCAGCATTAAATGTACCGCTAAGCTGGAATGAAAAAGGCGGCGTAATTCTAACCGTCCCAGGCCTAGATCCTTCCCGTACTATCGGCATCAGCGCTCACGTGGATACACTTGGAGGCATGGTTCGCTCTATTAAATCTGATGGTACACTGCGACTGACCTCTGTTGGTGGCTTCACTATGCACAGCATCGAGAATGAATACTGTGTGATCCATACCCGCAGCGGCAGAACCTATACTGGAACCATCTTAACCAGCCATCCATCCGTTCACGTATATCCAGATGCTCGTGATTTCAAACGTTCAGAGGAGAACATGGAAGTACGGATTGATGAGCTAGTATCTAACAAAGAAGATGTACTTAAGCTAGGCATCTCCGTTGGTGATTTCATTTCCTTCGATGCACGTGCGGTGATTACACCTAGCGGGTATATTAAATCCCGCCATCTGGATGACAAAGCGAGCGTTGCTGCCCTTCTTGGCCTGCTGGAAAGCATGAAGCGCGAAGGCTGGAAACCGCTCCACAACCTTTCTTTCCTCATCTCCAACTATGAGGAAGTGGGACATGGCACAGCTTGGATTCCTGGCGAGATTAATGAAATGATCGCAGTCGATATGGGCGCCATGGGCGACGATCTTAGCTGTAAAGAAACCGATGTGTCCATCTGTGCAAAAGATTCTTCAGGCCCTTATGATTATGTTATGACTGGCCGTTTGATTGAGCTGGCAGAAGCACTTGCTATTCCTTATGCCGTTGATATCTATCCAATGTACGGCTCCGATGCTTCCGCTGCCCTTCGAGGCGGCAATAATATTCGTGCCGCACTGATCGGCCCAGGCGTACACGCCTCCCACTCCATGGAACGTACACATAAGCAAGCTGTAGTAAACACTGCTAAGCTTCTC
- a CDS encoding LapA family protein: MRIQWSLIAGLIFALLTAIFAVINVDPVQVNFGFDVVNIPLILVILGCALIGGIIVGSYGIFRQYKLQKQIKSLNAELTKLRDADTSLDSFNTDNDGLTGGLN, translated from the coding sequence ATGAGAATTCAATGGTCTTTAATTGCAGGTCTAATCTTTGCGCTGCTAACAGCCATATTTGCAGTCATCAACGTGGATCCCGTTCAAGTCAATTTCGGTTTTGATGTAGTTAATATACCGCTGATCCTAGTTATTCTGGGCTGCGCGTTAATTGGTGGAATCATCGTGGGTTCTTACGGTATTTTTCGCCAGTACAAACTACAAAAACAAATTAAAAGCTTAAATGCTGAGCTAACCAAACTTCGTGATGCCGACACTTCTTTAGATTCTTTTAACACAGACAATGATGGCCTGACAGGAGGACTTAACTAA